A single Primulina eburnea isolate SZY01 chromosome 11, ASM2296580v1, whole genome shotgun sequence DNA region contains:
- the LOC140804372 gene encoding probable galacturonosyltransferase 7 isoform X5, with amino-acid sequence MKGVVGGSAKRRWKNLVIPVVGLVVLSMLVPLVFLLGLHNGSHSIGDATQQRNSQPNPLRFIDQRNDASEREKSEVPLSKHVEDVYERLTHNLPKELGNISKRGGDENGFSMTADSPIQAQPVINIGPVVKNYTGEHRRSADESDLICEFTFGSYCLWRREHKEKMEDTVVKRMKDLLFVARAYYPSIAKLPAFEKLSHEMKQNIQDFERVLSETTTDKDLPPGNGKKISKMKSVIAKAKSCPVDCNNVDKKFRQLVDMTEDESDFHTKQSAFLYQLATQTMPKSLHCLSMRLTVESFRSSFDTEPALVEKFLNPDLYHYIVFSTNILASSVVINSTVMHAKESEKQIFHLLTDRENYFAMKFWYFGNKYKEASVQVLNIEDIALFDHKVAPLHLSLPEEFRVSFRRVDELSFSLSRTEYISMFSHSHYLLPKIFRTLEKVVVLEDDIVVQSDLSALWNINMGEKVNGAVQFCAVKLAQLKNYFSRNTIYENSCAWTSGVNVIDLSRWRAHNISETFQRLVQECR; translated from the exons ATGAAGGGCGTGGTCGGAGGTTCGGCGAAGAGAAGATGGAAAAATCTGGTGATTCCGGTGGTTGGACTCGTCGTACTGTCAATGCTCGTCCCGCTTGTCTTTTTGCTCGGCCTCCACAACGGTTCGCACTCCATTG GAGACGCCACTCAACAGCGGAATTCACAACCT AATCCATTGAGATTTATTGATCAACGCAATGATGCCAGTGAAAGAGAAAAATCAGAG GTCCCCCTATCTAAACATGTAGAGGACGTTTATGAAAGATTGACCCATAATTTACCCAAG GAATTGGGGAACATCTCCAAGAGAGGTGGGGATGAAAATG GTTTTTCCATGACAGCCGATTCACCAATACAAGCACAGCCAGTAATT AATATTGGACCTGTTGTTAAAAACTATACCGGGGAGCATAGAAGAAGTGCTGATGAAAGCGATCTGATATGTGAATTTACATTTGGGAGTTATTGTTTATGGCGTCGAGAACATAAGGAAAAAATGGAAGATACTGTGGTGAAGAGGATGAAAGACCTACTTTTTGTTGCCCGTGCTTACTATCCAAGTATTGCAAAACTTCCAGCATTTGAAAAATTGTCTCATGAAATGAAGCAAAATATTCAGGATTTCGAGCGTGTGCTTAGCGAAACTACGACAGATAAAGATCTTCCCCCTGG GAATGGGAAGAAGATTTCCAAAATGAAGTCTGTGATTGCAAAAGCAAAATCGTGTCCTGTTGATTGTAACAATGTTGATAAGAAATTTAGACAGCTAGTTGATATGACAGAGGATGAATCTGATTTTCACACGAAGCAGAGTGCCTTCCTCTACCAACTTGCGACTCAAACCATGCCGAAGAGTCTCCATTGTCTGTCAATGCGATTAACTGTTGAGAGTTTTAGATCTTCATTTGATACTGAGCCTGCGCTGGTTGAGAAATTTCTAAATCCGGATTTATACCACTACATTGTGTTCTCCACGAATATACTTGCATCATCAGTTGTTATCAACTCAACCGTGATGCATGCGAAA GAAAGTGAGAAACAGATTTTTCATCTGCTCACTGACAGGGAAAATTACTTTGCTATGAAGTTTTGGTATTTCGGAAACAAGTATAAAGAAGCCTCAGTTCAGGTGCTGAACATTGAAGACATTGCGTTGTTTGACCATAAGGTGGCACCATTGCATCTGTCATTGCCTGAAGAATTTCGAGTTTCATTTCGTAGGGTTGATGAACTGTCTTTCTCACTATCTAGAACAGAATACATATCCATGTTTTCACATTCTCACTATCTCCTTCCTAAAATATTTCGTACTCTGGAGAAAGTTGTGGTTTTGGAAGATGACATAGTTGTTCAGAGTGACTTGTCAGCCCTCTGGAACATTAACATGGGGGAAAAAGTGAATGGTGCTGTGCAATTCTGTGCAGTGAAGTTGGCTCAGCTGAAAAATTATTTCTCCAGGAACACTATTTATGAAAACTCTTGTGCTTGGACATCTGGGGTAAATGTAATTGATTTATCTAGGTGGAGGGCACATAATATTTCAGAAACATTTCAGAGGTTGGTGCAAGAG TGCAGATGA
- the LOC140804372 gene encoding probable galacturonosyltransferase 7 isoform X2, with protein sequence MKGVVGGSAKRRWKNLVIPVVGLVVLSMLVPLVFLLGLHNGDATQQRNSQPNPLRFIDQRNDASEREKSEVPLSKHVEDVYERLTHNLPKELGNISKRGGDENGFSMTADSPIQAQPVINIGPVVKNYTGEHRRSADESDLICEFTFGSYCLWRREHKEKMEDTVVKRMKDLLFVARAYYPSIAKLPAFEKLSHEMKQNIQDFERVLSETTTDKDLPPGNGKKISKMKSVIAKAKSCPVDCNNVDKKFRQLVDMTEDESDFHTKQSAFLYQLATQTMPKSLHCLSMRLTVESFRSSFDTEPALVEKFLNPDLYHYIVFSTNILASSVVINSTVMHAKESEKQIFHLLTDRENYFAMKFWYFGNKYKEASVQVLNIEDIALFDHKVAPLHLSLPEEFRVSFRRVDELSFSLSRTEYISMFSHSHYLLPKIFRTLEKVVVLEDDIVVQSDLSALWNINMGEKVNGAVQFCAVKLAQLKNYFSRNTIYENSCAWTSGVNVIDLSRWRAHNISETFQRLVQEMSREEGTSETAALSASLLTFQGLVYALDDSGMLSGLGRNHGIDLEAVNSATMLHFDGNMKPWLELGIPKYKRFWKKFLNQQDSFLNDCNVNQ encoded by the exons ATGAAGGGCGTGGTCGGAGGTTCGGCGAAGAGAAGATGGAAAAATCTGGTGATTCCGGTGGTTGGACTCGTCGTACTGTCAATGCTCGTCCCGCTTGTCTTTTTGCTCGGCCTCCACAACG GAGACGCCACTCAACAGCGGAATTCACAACCT AATCCATTGAGATTTATTGATCAACGCAATGATGCCAGTGAAAGAGAAAAATCAGAG GTCCCCCTATCTAAACATGTAGAGGACGTTTATGAAAGATTGACCCATAATTTACCCAAG GAATTGGGGAACATCTCCAAGAGAGGTGGGGATGAAAATG GTTTTTCCATGACAGCCGATTCACCAATACAAGCACAGCCAGTAATT AATATTGGACCTGTTGTTAAAAACTATACCGGGGAGCATAGAAGAAGTGCTGATGAAAGCGATCTGATATGTGAATTTACATTTGGGAGTTATTGTTTATGGCGTCGAGAACATAAGGAAAAAATGGAAGATACTGTGGTGAAGAGGATGAAAGACCTACTTTTTGTTGCCCGTGCTTACTATCCAAGTATTGCAAAACTTCCAGCATTTGAAAAATTGTCTCATGAAATGAAGCAAAATATTCAGGATTTCGAGCGTGTGCTTAGCGAAACTACGACAGATAAAGATCTTCCCCCTGG GAATGGGAAGAAGATTTCCAAAATGAAGTCTGTGATTGCAAAAGCAAAATCGTGTCCTGTTGATTGTAACAATGTTGATAAGAAATTTAGACAGCTAGTTGATATGACAGAGGATGAATCTGATTTTCACACGAAGCAGAGTGCCTTCCTCTACCAACTTGCGACTCAAACCATGCCGAAGAGTCTCCATTGTCTGTCAATGCGATTAACTGTTGAGAGTTTTAGATCTTCATTTGATACTGAGCCTGCGCTGGTTGAGAAATTTCTAAATCCGGATTTATACCACTACATTGTGTTCTCCACGAATATACTTGCATCATCAGTTGTTATCAACTCAACCGTGATGCATGCGAAA GAAAGTGAGAAACAGATTTTTCATCTGCTCACTGACAGGGAAAATTACTTTGCTATGAAGTTTTGGTATTTCGGAAACAAGTATAAAGAAGCCTCAGTTCAGGTGCTGAACATTGAAGACATTGCGTTGTTTGACCATAAGGTGGCACCATTGCATCTGTCATTGCCTGAAGAATTTCGAGTTTCATTTCGTAGGGTTGATGAACTGTCTTTCTCACTATCTAGAACAGAATACATATCCATGTTTTCACATTCTCACTATCTCCTTCCTAAAATATTTCGTACTCTGGAGAAAGTTGTGGTTTTGGAAGATGACATAGTTGTTCAGAGTGACTTGTCAGCCCTCTGGAACATTAACATGGGGGAAAAAGTGAATGGTGCTGTGCAATTCTGTGCAGTGAAGTTGGCTCAGCTGAAAAATTATTTCTCCAGGAACACTATTTATGAAAACTCTTGTGCTTGGACATCTGGGGTAAATGTAATTGATTTATCTAGGTGGAGGGCACATAATATTTCAGAAACATTTCAGAGGTTGGTGCAAGAG ATGAGCAGAGAAGAGGGAACATCCGAAACTGCTGCATTAAGTGCTAGCCTGCTCACCTTCCAAGGTTTAGTTTATGCTCTTGATGATAGTGGGATGTTATCTGGTCTAGGACGCAACCATGGCATCGATTTGGAGGCTGTCAATTCTGCAACAATGTTGCATTTTGATGGAAACATGAAACCGTGGCTTGAACTTGGCATTCCCAAATACAAAAGATTTTGGAAAAAGTTCCTAAACCAACAAGATTCATTCTTGAATGACTGTAACGTGAATCAATAG
- the LOC140804372 gene encoding probable galacturonosyltransferase 7 isoform X4 yields the protein MKGVVGGSAKRRWKNLVIPVVGLVVLSMLVPLVFLLGLHNGDATQQRNSQPVPLSKHVEDVYERLTHNLPKELGNISKRGGDENGFSMTADSPIQAQPVINIGPVVKNYTGEHRRSADESDLICEFTFGSYCLWRREHKEKMEDTVVKRMKDLLFVARAYYPSIAKLPAFEKLSHEMKQNIQDFERVLSETTTDKDLPPGNGKKISKMKSVIAKAKSCPVDCNNVDKKFRQLVDMTEDESDFHTKQSAFLYQLATQTMPKSLHCLSMRLTVESFRSSFDTEPALVEKFLNPDLYHYIVFSTNILASSVVINSTVMHAKESEKQIFHLLTDRENYFAMKFWYFGNKYKEASVQVLNIEDIALFDHKVAPLHLSLPEEFRVSFRRVDELSFSLSRTEYISMFSHSHYLLPKIFRTLEKVVVLEDDIVVQSDLSALWNINMGEKVNGAVQFCAVKLAQLKNYFSRNTIYENSCAWTSGVNVIDLSRWRAHNISETFQRLVQEMSREEGTSETAALSASLLTFQGLVYALDDSGMLSGLGRNHGIDLEAVNSATMLHFDGNMKPWLELGIPKYKRFWKKFLNQQDSFLNDCNVNQ from the exons ATGAAGGGCGTGGTCGGAGGTTCGGCGAAGAGAAGATGGAAAAATCTGGTGATTCCGGTGGTTGGACTCGTCGTACTGTCAATGCTCGTCCCGCTTGTCTTTTTGCTCGGCCTCCACAACG GAGACGCCACTCAACAGCGGAATTCACAACCT GTCCCCCTATCTAAACATGTAGAGGACGTTTATGAAAGATTGACCCATAATTTACCCAAG GAATTGGGGAACATCTCCAAGAGAGGTGGGGATGAAAATG GTTTTTCCATGACAGCCGATTCACCAATACAAGCACAGCCAGTAATT AATATTGGACCTGTTGTTAAAAACTATACCGGGGAGCATAGAAGAAGTGCTGATGAAAGCGATCTGATATGTGAATTTACATTTGGGAGTTATTGTTTATGGCGTCGAGAACATAAGGAAAAAATGGAAGATACTGTGGTGAAGAGGATGAAAGACCTACTTTTTGTTGCCCGTGCTTACTATCCAAGTATTGCAAAACTTCCAGCATTTGAAAAATTGTCTCATGAAATGAAGCAAAATATTCAGGATTTCGAGCGTGTGCTTAGCGAAACTACGACAGATAAAGATCTTCCCCCTGG GAATGGGAAGAAGATTTCCAAAATGAAGTCTGTGATTGCAAAAGCAAAATCGTGTCCTGTTGATTGTAACAATGTTGATAAGAAATTTAGACAGCTAGTTGATATGACAGAGGATGAATCTGATTTTCACACGAAGCAGAGTGCCTTCCTCTACCAACTTGCGACTCAAACCATGCCGAAGAGTCTCCATTGTCTGTCAATGCGATTAACTGTTGAGAGTTTTAGATCTTCATTTGATACTGAGCCTGCGCTGGTTGAGAAATTTCTAAATCCGGATTTATACCACTACATTGTGTTCTCCACGAATATACTTGCATCATCAGTTGTTATCAACTCAACCGTGATGCATGCGAAA GAAAGTGAGAAACAGATTTTTCATCTGCTCACTGACAGGGAAAATTACTTTGCTATGAAGTTTTGGTATTTCGGAAACAAGTATAAAGAAGCCTCAGTTCAGGTGCTGAACATTGAAGACATTGCGTTGTTTGACCATAAGGTGGCACCATTGCATCTGTCATTGCCTGAAGAATTTCGAGTTTCATTTCGTAGGGTTGATGAACTGTCTTTCTCACTATCTAGAACAGAATACATATCCATGTTTTCACATTCTCACTATCTCCTTCCTAAAATATTTCGTACTCTGGAGAAAGTTGTGGTTTTGGAAGATGACATAGTTGTTCAGAGTGACTTGTCAGCCCTCTGGAACATTAACATGGGGGAAAAAGTGAATGGTGCTGTGCAATTCTGTGCAGTGAAGTTGGCTCAGCTGAAAAATTATTTCTCCAGGAACACTATTTATGAAAACTCTTGTGCTTGGACATCTGGGGTAAATGTAATTGATTTATCTAGGTGGAGGGCACATAATATTTCAGAAACATTTCAGAGGTTGGTGCAAGAG ATGAGCAGAGAAGAGGGAACATCCGAAACTGCTGCATTAAGTGCTAGCCTGCTCACCTTCCAAGGTTTAGTTTATGCTCTTGATGATAGTGGGATGTTATCTGGTCTAGGACGCAACCATGGCATCGATTTGGAGGCTGTCAATTCTGCAACAATGTTGCATTTTGATGGAAACATGAAACCGTGGCTTGAACTTGGCATTCCCAAATACAAAAGATTTTGGAAAAAGTTCCTAAACCAACAAGATTCATTCTTGAATGACTGTAACGTGAATCAATAG
- the LOC140804372 gene encoding probable galacturonosyltransferase 7 isoform X1, producing MKGVVGGSAKRRWKNLVIPVVGLVVLSMLVPLVFLLGLHNGSHSIGDATQQRNSQPNPLRFIDQRNDASEREKSEVPLSKHVEDVYERLTHNLPKELGNISKRGGDENGFSMTADSPIQAQPVINIGPVVKNYTGEHRRSADESDLICEFTFGSYCLWRREHKEKMEDTVVKRMKDLLFVARAYYPSIAKLPAFEKLSHEMKQNIQDFERVLSETTTDKDLPPGNGKKISKMKSVIAKAKSCPVDCNNVDKKFRQLVDMTEDESDFHTKQSAFLYQLATQTMPKSLHCLSMRLTVESFRSSFDTEPALVEKFLNPDLYHYIVFSTNILASSVVINSTVMHAKESEKQIFHLLTDRENYFAMKFWYFGNKYKEASVQVLNIEDIALFDHKVAPLHLSLPEEFRVSFRRVDELSFSLSRTEYISMFSHSHYLLPKIFRTLEKVVVLEDDIVVQSDLSALWNINMGEKVNGAVQFCAVKLAQLKNYFSRNTIYENSCAWTSGVNVIDLSRWRAHNISETFQRLVQEMSREEGTSETAALSASLLTFQGLVYALDDSGMLSGLGRNHGIDLEAVNSATMLHFDGNMKPWLELGIPKYKRFWKKFLNQQDSFLNDCNVNQ from the exons ATGAAGGGCGTGGTCGGAGGTTCGGCGAAGAGAAGATGGAAAAATCTGGTGATTCCGGTGGTTGGACTCGTCGTACTGTCAATGCTCGTCCCGCTTGTCTTTTTGCTCGGCCTCCACAACGGTTCGCACTCCATTG GAGACGCCACTCAACAGCGGAATTCACAACCT AATCCATTGAGATTTATTGATCAACGCAATGATGCCAGTGAAAGAGAAAAATCAGAG GTCCCCCTATCTAAACATGTAGAGGACGTTTATGAAAGATTGACCCATAATTTACCCAAG GAATTGGGGAACATCTCCAAGAGAGGTGGGGATGAAAATG GTTTTTCCATGACAGCCGATTCACCAATACAAGCACAGCCAGTAATT AATATTGGACCTGTTGTTAAAAACTATACCGGGGAGCATAGAAGAAGTGCTGATGAAAGCGATCTGATATGTGAATTTACATTTGGGAGTTATTGTTTATGGCGTCGAGAACATAAGGAAAAAATGGAAGATACTGTGGTGAAGAGGATGAAAGACCTACTTTTTGTTGCCCGTGCTTACTATCCAAGTATTGCAAAACTTCCAGCATTTGAAAAATTGTCTCATGAAATGAAGCAAAATATTCAGGATTTCGAGCGTGTGCTTAGCGAAACTACGACAGATAAAGATCTTCCCCCTGG GAATGGGAAGAAGATTTCCAAAATGAAGTCTGTGATTGCAAAAGCAAAATCGTGTCCTGTTGATTGTAACAATGTTGATAAGAAATTTAGACAGCTAGTTGATATGACAGAGGATGAATCTGATTTTCACACGAAGCAGAGTGCCTTCCTCTACCAACTTGCGACTCAAACCATGCCGAAGAGTCTCCATTGTCTGTCAATGCGATTAACTGTTGAGAGTTTTAGATCTTCATTTGATACTGAGCCTGCGCTGGTTGAGAAATTTCTAAATCCGGATTTATACCACTACATTGTGTTCTCCACGAATATACTTGCATCATCAGTTGTTATCAACTCAACCGTGATGCATGCGAAA GAAAGTGAGAAACAGATTTTTCATCTGCTCACTGACAGGGAAAATTACTTTGCTATGAAGTTTTGGTATTTCGGAAACAAGTATAAAGAAGCCTCAGTTCAGGTGCTGAACATTGAAGACATTGCGTTGTTTGACCATAAGGTGGCACCATTGCATCTGTCATTGCCTGAAGAATTTCGAGTTTCATTTCGTAGGGTTGATGAACTGTCTTTCTCACTATCTAGAACAGAATACATATCCATGTTTTCACATTCTCACTATCTCCTTCCTAAAATATTTCGTACTCTGGAGAAAGTTGTGGTTTTGGAAGATGACATAGTTGTTCAGAGTGACTTGTCAGCCCTCTGGAACATTAACATGGGGGAAAAAGTGAATGGTGCTGTGCAATTCTGTGCAGTGAAGTTGGCTCAGCTGAAAAATTATTTCTCCAGGAACACTATTTATGAAAACTCTTGTGCTTGGACATCTGGGGTAAATGTAATTGATTTATCTAGGTGGAGGGCACATAATATTTCAGAAACATTTCAGAGGTTGGTGCAAGAG ATGAGCAGAGAAGAGGGAACATCCGAAACTGCTGCATTAAGTGCTAGCCTGCTCACCTTCCAAGGTTTAGTTTATGCTCTTGATGATAGTGGGATGTTATCTGGTCTAGGACGCAACCATGGCATCGATTTGGAGGCTGTCAATTCTGCAACAATGTTGCATTTTGATGGAAACATGAAACCGTGGCTTGAACTTGGCATTCCCAAATACAAAAGATTTTGGAAAAAGTTCCTAAACCAACAAGATTCATTCTTGAATGACTGTAACGTGAATCAATAG
- the LOC140804372 gene encoding probable galacturonosyltransferase 7 isoform X3 — MKGVVGGSAKRRWKNLVIPVVGLVVLSMLVPLVFLLGLHNGSHSIGDATQQRNSQPVPLSKHVEDVYERLTHNLPKELGNISKRGGDENGFSMTADSPIQAQPVINIGPVVKNYTGEHRRSADESDLICEFTFGSYCLWRREHKEKMEDTVVKRMKDLLFVARAYYPSIAKLPAFEKLSHEMKQNIQDFERVLSETTTDKDLPPGNGKKISKMKSVIAKAKSCPVDCNNVDKKFRQLVDMTEDESDFHTKQSAFLYQLATQTMPKSLHCLSMRLTVESFRSSFDTEPALVEKFLNPDLYHYIVFSTNILASSVVINSTVMHAKESEKQIFHLLTDRENYFAMKFWYFGNKYKEASVQVLNIEDIALFDHKVAPLHLSLPEEFRVSFRRVDELSFSLSRTEYISMFSHSHYLLPKIFRTLEKVVVLEDDIVVQSDLSALWNINMGEKVNGAVQFCAVKLAQLKNYFSRNTIYENSCAWTSGVNVIDLSRWRAHNISETFQRLVQEMSREEGTSETAALSASLLTFQGLVYALDDSGMLSGLGRNHGIDLEAVNSATMLHFDGNMKPWLELGIPKYKRFWKKFLNQQDSFLNDCNVNQ; from the exons ATGAAGGGCGTGGTCGGAGGTTCGGCGAAGAGAAGATGGAAAAATCTGGTGATTCCGGTGGTTGGACTCGTCGTACTGTCAATGCTCGTCCCGCTTGTCTTTTTGCTCGGCCTCCACAACGGTTCGCACTCCATTG GAGACGCCACTCAACAGCGGAATTCACAACCT GTCCCCCTATCTAAACATGTAGAGGACGTTTATGAAAGATTGACCCATAATTTACCCAAG GAATTGGGGAACATCTCCAAGAGAGGTGGGGATGAAAATG GTTTTTCCATGACAGCCGATTCACCAATACAAGCACAGCCAGTAATT AATATTGGACCTGTTGTTAAAAACTATACCGGGGAGCATAGAAGAAGTGCTGATGAAAGCGATCTGATATGTGAATTTACATTTGGGAGTTATTGTTTATGGCGTCGAGAACATAAGGAAAAAATGGAAGATACTGTGGTGAAGAGGATGAAAGACCTACTTTTTGTTGCCCGTGCTTACTATCCAAGTATTGCAAAACTTCCAGCATTTGAAAAATTGTCTCATGAAATGAAGCAAAATATTCAGGATTTCGAGCGTGTGCTTAGCGAAACTACGACAGATAAAGATCTTCCCCCTGG GAATGGGAAGAAGATTTCCAAAATGAAGTCTGTGATTGCAAAAGCAAAATCGTGTCCTGTTGATTGTAACAATGTTGATAAGAAATTTAGACAGCTAGTTGATATGACAGAGGATGAATCTGATTTTCACACGAAGCAGAGTGCCTTCCTCTACCAACTTGCGACTCAAACCATGCCGAAGAGTCTCCATTGTCTGTCAATGCGATTAACTGTTGAGAGTTTTAGATCTTCATTTGATACTGAGCCTGCGCTGGTTGAGAAATTTCTAAATCCGGATTTATACCACTACATTGTGTTCTCCACGAATATACTTGCATCATCAGTTGTTATCAACTCAACCGTGATGCATGCGAAA GAAAGTGAGAAACAGATTTTTCATCTGCTCACTGACAGGGAAAATTACTTTGCTATGAAGTTTTGGTATTTCGGAAACAAGTATAAAGAAGCCTCAGTTCAGGTGCTGAACATTGAAGACATTGCGTTGTTTGACCATAAGGTGGCACCATTGCATCTGTCATTGCCTGAAGAATTTCGAGTTTCATTTCGTAGGGTTGATGAACTGTCTTTCTCACTATCTAGAACAGAATACATATCCATGTTTTCACATTCTCACTATCTCCTTCCTAAAATATTTCGTACTCTGGAGAAAGTTGTGGTTTTGGAAGATGACATAGTTGTTCAGAGTGACTTGTCAGCCCTCTGGAACATTAACATGGGGGAAAAAGTGAATGGTGCTGTGCAATTCTGTGCAGTGAAGTTGGCTCAGCTGAAAAATTATTTCTCCAGGAACACTATTTATGAAAACTCTTGTGCTTGGACATCTGGGGTAAATGTAATTGATTTATCTAGGTGGAGGGCACATAATATTTCAGAAACATTTCAGAGGTTGGTGCAAGAG ATGAGCAGAGAAGAGGGAACATCCGAAACTGCTGCATTAAGTGCTAGCCTGCTCACCTTCCAAGGTTTAGTTTATGCTCTTGATGATAGTGGGATGTTATCTGGTCTAGGACGCAACCATGGCATCGATTTGGAGGCTGTCAATTCTGCAACAATGTTGCATTTTGATGGAAACATGAAACCGTGGCTTGAACTTGGCATTCCCAAATACAAAAGATTTTGGAAAAAGTTCCTAAACCAACAAGATTCATTCTTGAATGACTGTAACGTGAATCAATAG